In one Streptosporangiales bacterium genomic region, the following are encoded:
- a CDS encoding cation diffusion facilitator family transporter → MVDVGSEHGHGHGHAHSWWARLRHVFVPHSHHSSDSIDGEVEASRKGLRALWLSFAGLGLTAAIQGVLIAFTGSVALLSDTLHNIADALTAVPLAIAFLLGRRAVSKRFTYGLGRAEDLAGLAIVVVIAASAGLAIWQAVDRLLAPQAIDHLGWLAAAGVVGFVGNELVAQYRIRVGRQIGSAALVADGLHARTDGFTSLAVLLSAGGAALGWRWADPVVGLAIAAAILAVLWGASREVFGRLLDGVDPALVAAAEDALRDTPGVCGIEQLRLRWVGHSLHAEVDVSVDPEITVTEAHHIAHEAEHQLLHALPRLARATVHVNPHGPAAGDAHARLAHHAKD, encoded by the coding sequence ATGGTGGATGTGGGAAGCGAACACGGACACGGGCACGGGCATGCGCACTCCTGGTGGGCACGGCTGCGGCACGTGTTCGTCCCGCACTCGCATCACAGCTCCGACTCGATCGACGGTGAGGTGGAAGCGAGCCGCAAGGGGCTGCGCGCGCTGTGGCTGTCGTTCGCCGGGCTCGGTCTGACCGCAGCGATCCAGGGCGTGCTGATCGCGTTCACCGGCTCGGTGGCGCTGCTCAGCGACACGTTGCACAACATCGCCGACGCGCTCACCGCCGTACCGCTGGCGATCGCGTTCCTGCTCGGCCGGCGGGCGGTCAGCAAGCGGTTCACGTACGGCCTGGGCCGCGCCGAGGACCTCGCCGGGCTGGCCATCGTGGTTGTCATCGCCGCGTCGGCGGGGCTGGCCATCTGGCAGGCGGTCGACCGGCTGCTCGCGCCGCAGGCGATCGACCACCTGGGCTGGCTGGCGGCGGCCGGCGTGGTGGGCTTCGTCGGCAACGAGCTGGTGGCGCAGTACCGGATAAGGGTCGGCAGGCAGATCGGCTCGGCCGCGCTCGTCGCCGACGGCCTGCACGCACGTACCGACGGGTTCACCAGCCTGGCCGTGCTGCTGTCGGCCGGGGGCGCGGCGCTCGGCTGGCGGTGGGCCGACCCGGTGGTCGGGCTGGCCATCGCGGCGGCGATCCTAGCCGTGCTGTGGGGCGCCTCCCGCGAGGTGTTCGGCCGGCTGCTCGACGGCGTCGACCCGGCCCTGGTCGCGGCGGCCGAGGACGCACTGCGCGACACACCTGGGGTGTGCGGCATCGAGCAGCTGCGGCTGCGGTGGGTCGGACACTCGCTGCACGCCGAGGTCGACGTCTCCGTCGACCCGGAGATCACCGTCACCGAGGCCCACCACATCGCCCACGAGGCCGAACACCAGCTGCTACACGCGCTGCCCCGGCTGGCACGGGCAACCGTGCACGTCAACCCACACGGCCCGGCCGCCGGCGACGCGCACGCCCGTCTCGCACACCACGCGAAGGACTAA
- a CDS encoding MFS transporter, whose product MLTGVEPRRMGVAAALATVMIVPSLTQFALGSLAPLLTSEFHLTPSTFGLVTGTYYLAAAVLSPLLARWLYRLGTRRSLVVTVLVGWVGSLALAGSQALAAVLVSVFVAGAATAMANPATNVVISTLPRPHAALVGVKQSGVQAAALLAGAMLPAVAVGYGWRTAVLGCSVGFAIGLAVIMLVPAAPRTEEPAHETTGRLSREVHRLGVFAALMGCGMAASNVYLVLFAHQRVHLDIRLAGALLAVMGLVAVVARIVLTQVVERTRSPERAGIHMLRAMAVLAVGATVLIATAPWLGLAALWAGAAITGLSVASFNGIMMFVVIRTTEKEATARASGLVQGAFFAGMLVSPPVFGLLVDLAGDYAYGWGWAAVCLAVGAVVLPFRPPAPAA is encoded by the coding sequence ATGCTCACCGGGGTGGAACCGCGACGGATGGGCGTCGCGGCTGCACTCGCGACGGTCATGATCGTCCCGAGCCTCACCCAGTTCGCGCTGGGTTCGCTCGCGCCGCTGCTGACCAGCGAGTTCCACCTGACGCCGAGCACCTTCGGCCTGGTCACAGGCACCTACTACCTCGCCGCCGCCGTTCTGTCGCCGCTGCTGGCGCGCTGGCTCTACCGGCTGGGCACCCGCCGGTCGCTGGTCGTCACGGTGCTCGTCGGGTGGGTGGGGTCGCTCGCCCTCGCCGGGTCGCAGGCGCTGGCCGCAGTGCTGGTCAGCGTCTTCGTCGCCGGCGCCGCGACGGCCATGGCGAACCCAGCCACCAACGTCGTGATCTCGACGCTGCCGCGCCCGCACGCCGCGCTGGTCGGCGTCAAGCAATCCGGCGTGCAGGCGGCGGCGCTGCTGGCCGGCGCGATGCTCCCCGCAGTGGCCGTCGGCTACGGCTGGCGTACGGCGGTGCTCGGCTGTTCGGTCGGCTTCGCCATCGGGCTCGCGGTGATCATGCTCGTGCCGGCGGCGCCGCGTACCGAGGAACCGGCGCACGAGACCACCGGCAGGCTCTCCCGCGAGGTACACCGGCTCGGGGTGTTCGCCGCATTGATGGGCTGCGGGATGGCCGCGAGCAACGTCTACCTCGTGCTCTTCGCGCACCAACGCGTGCACCTGGACATCCGGCTGGCCGGCGCGCTGCTGGCCGTCATGGGCCTGGTCGCGGTCGTGGCTCGGATCGTGCTCACCCAGGTCGTGGAGCGCACCCGGTCGCCGGAGCGCGCCGGCATCCACATGCTGCGGGCGATGGCGGTGCTCGCGGTGGGCGCCACGGTACTGATAGCGACCGCGCCGTGGCTGGGCCTCGCCGCGCTGTGGGCCGGCGCCGCCATCACCGGCCTCAGCGTCGCCTCGTTCAACGGGATCATGATGTTCGTGGTGATCCGCACCACGGAGAAGGAGGCCACGGCGCGCGCGTCCGGCCTCGTGCAGGGCGCGTTCTTCGCCGGCATGCTGGTCAGCCCGCCGGTCTTCGGCCTGCTCGTCGACCTGGCCGGCGACTACGCGTACGGCTGGGGGTGGGCAGCGGTGTGCCTTGCCGTCGGGGCAGTGGTCCTGCCGTTTCGGCCACCCGCCCCTGCCGCCTGA
- a CDS encoding phospholipid carrier-dependent glycosyltransferase has translation MATTDTRPSQQADDDPRWSPGELVARLAPVIPGSRLIGWLAPLGIAVLAGVLRLWDLGNPHAVVFDETYYAKDSLSLLKFGVEHEYADEAKVVDKLLLGGSTDIYKDNASFIVHPQVGKWMIALGYLLVAWGKSAFGGQPFDLEAGVTPVGWRISAAIVGTLAILVMARVARRMTRSTMLGCLAALLLTFDGLEFVQSRVALLDIFLMFWILAAFACLVADRDHARRRLARLVERHGAGDFGPWLGIRGWRIAAGVCLGLAVGTKWSGLWTVAAFGLLTFFWDVGARRAAGVKRPFLGALKLDSAPAFASIVVLAAFVYVASWWSWFATPGGWDRDWTDESKFGVPAVVRNWWHYHVEIYNFHTGLTSNHDYESSPWGWMVLARPVAYFYESPGGCGEASCSSAITGLGTPAIWWVSIPVMLAMIWLWLIRRDWRAATVVVGLAASWVPWLQYPERTMFFFYALPMLPFIVLALTIAAGWAIGPKPPPGMPASNRRIGGTIAVGTYTLLVAANFLYFLPIFTAQVIPYASWAARMWLPTWI, from the coding sequence GTGGCAACGACGGACACCCGCCCCAGCCAGCAAGCTGACGACGACCCGCGCTGGTCCCCCGGTGAGTTGGTCGCCAGGCTCGCCCCGGTGATCCCTGGCAGCCGGCTCATCGGATGGCTCGCCCCGCTCGGGATCGCCGTGCTCGCCGGCGTGCTCAGGCTCTGGGATCTCGGCAACCCGCACGCGGTGGTGTTCGACGAGACGTACTACGCCAAGGACTCGCTGTCGTTGCTCAAGTTCGGCGTCGAGCACGAGTACGCCGACGAGGCGAAGGTCGTCGACAAGCTGCTGCTCGGCGGCAGCACAGACATCTACAAGGACAACGCGTCGTTCATCGTCCACCCGCAGGTCGGCAAGTGGATGATCGCGCTCGGCTACCTGCTGGTGGCCTGGGGGAAGTCGGCGTTCGGCGGCCAGCCGTTCGACTTGGAGGCCGGCGTGACGCCGGTCGGCTGGCGTATCTCCGCGGCGATCGTCGGCACCCTCGCCATCCTGGTGATGGCGCGCGTCGCACGGCGGATGACCCGCTCGACCATGCTCGGCTGCCTGGCCGCGCTGCTGCTCACCTTCGACGGCCTGGAGTTCGTGCAGAGCCGGGTGGCGCTGCTCGACATCTTCCTGATGTTCTGGATCCTCGCCGCCTTCGCCTGCCTGGTTGCCGACCGAGATCACGCGAGACGCCGGCTGGCCAGACTGGTGGAGAGACACGGCGCCGGGGACTTCGGGCCCTGGCTCGGCATCCGCGGCTGGCGCATCGCCGCCGGCGTCTGCCTCGGCCTGGCGGTGGGCACGAAGTGGTCCGGGCTGTGGACCGTCGCCGCGTTCGGGCTGCTGACGTTCTTCTGGGACGTCGGCGCGCGCCGCGCAGCCGGGGTCAAGCGGCCGTTCCTCGGAGCGCTCAAGCTCGACTCCGCGCCGGCGTTCGCTTCCATCGTGGTGCTGGCGGCGTTCGTCTACGTGGCGTCCTGGTGGAGCTGGTTCGCCACGCCAGGCGGCTGGGACAGGGACTGGACGGACGAGTCGAAGTTCGGCGTGCCCGCGGTGGTCCGCAACTGGTGGCACTACCACGTCGAGATCTACAACTTCCATACCGGGCTGACCTCGAACCACGACTACGAGTCGTCGCCGTGGGGCTGGATGGTGCTCGCCCGCCCCGTCGCGTACTTCTACGAGTCGCCCGGCGGCTGCGGCGAGGCGAGCTGCTCCAGCGCCATCACCGGCCTCGGCACGCCGGCGATCTGGTGGGTGTCGATCCCGGTGATGCTCGCGATGATCTGGCTGTGGCTGATCCGCCGCGACTGGCGCGCGGCGACCGTCGTGGTCGGTCTCGCGGCGAGCTGGGTGCCGTGGCTGCAGTACCCGGAGCGCACGATGTTCTTCTTCTACGCGCTGCCGATGCTGCCGTTCATCGTGCTGGCGCTCACCATCGCCGCGGGCTGGGCGATCGGGCCGAAACCGCCGCCCGGCATGCCGGCGAGCAACCGGCGGATCGGCGGCACGATCGCGGTGGGCACGTACACGCTGCTGGTCGCGGCGAACTTCCTGTACTTCCTGCCGATCTTCACCGCCCAGGTGATCCCGTACGCCAGCTGGGCGGCGCGAATGTGGCTGCCCACGTGGATCTGA
- the rsmI gene encoding 16S rRNA (cytidine(1402)-2'-O)-methyltransferase encodes MTEQADGDRRAGLLVLAGTPLGDPADAPPRLTAQLATADVVAAEDTRRLRRLAGTLGVTLPRVVSYWEGNERSRTGELVDELRGGARVVLVTDAGMPSVSDPGYRLVVAAVEAGVAVTAVPGPSAVTTALALSGLPVDRFCFEGFLPRKPGQRAARLAELAGEPRTMVFFESPRRVAQTLGAMTEAFGADRAAAVCRELTKTYEEVERGTLAHLADWAAAGVRGEVTLVVAGAEPATASAEPADLAAEVAARVAAGITRKDAIAEVARTAGVPKRDVYDAVVHAPR; translated from the coding sequence GTGACCGAGCAGGCGGACGGCGACCGGCGGGCGGGCCTGCTGGTGCTCGCCGGCACCCCGCTCGGCGACCCTGCGGACGCCCCGCCGCGGCTGACCGCGCAGCTCGCAACGGCCGACGTGGTCGCCGCCGAGGACACCAGGCGGCTACGCAGGCTTGCCGGGACGCTCGGCGTCACGCTGCCCCGCGTCGTGTCGTACTGGGAGGGCAACGAGCGCAGCCGTACCGGCGAGCTGGTCGACGAGCTGCGCGGCGGCGCGCGGGTGGTCCTGGTCACCGACGCGGGCATGCCCAGCGTCTCCGACCCCGGGTACCGGCTGGTGGTCGCGGCGGTGGAGGCGGGCGTCGCCGTGACGGCGGTGCCCGGTCCGTCCGCCGTGACGACCGCGCTCGCGCTCAGCGGCCTGCCGGTGGACCGGTTCTGCTTCGAGGGGTTCCTGCCGCGCAAGCCGGGGCAGCGGGCCGCGCGGCTGGCCGAGCTCGCCGGCGAGCCCCGCACCATGGTGTTCTTCGAGTCGCCGCGGCGGGTGGCACAGACGCTGGGCGCCATGACGGAGGCCTTCGGCGCGGACCGCGCCGCCGCCGTCTGCCGCGAGCTCACCAAGACCTACGAGGAGGTCGAGCGCGGCACCCTCGCCCACCTGGCTGACTGGGCCGCCGCCGGCGTACGCGGCGAGGTCACCCTGGTGGTCGCCGGCGCCGAGCCGGCCACGGCCAGCGCCGAGCCGGCCGACCTGGCGGCCGAGGTGGCCGCCAGGGTAGCGGCGGGAATCACGCGCAAGGACGCGATCGCCGAGGTGGCACGCACGGCCGGGGTGCCCAAACGAGACGTCTATGACGCGGTCGTCCACGCGCCCCGGTAG
- a CDS encoding Uma2 family endonuclease has protein sequence MTAIPLPPTHLLTVREYLSLGEDEYGRSELQEGSLVMSPSPIPNHNVAAYRLAAALDQQLPDHLEPILDIDVDLLLAPADGPGTCRRPDVAVVHKAARPRVHAEGGSLRASDVVLAVEVTSPGSRRTDNVIKRLEYADAGIPHYWIVDLDDPVTLLACRRHDELGYVESQHATHTFTATEPFAVTIGLDQLY, from the coding sequence ATGACCGCGATCCCGCTGCCGCCGACGCACCTGCTGACCGTCAGGGAGTACCTCAGCCTGGGCGAGGACGAGTACGGGCGGTCCGAGCTCCAGGAGGGCAGCCTGGTGATGTCCCCGAGCCCGATACCCAACCACAACGTCGCGGCGTACCGGCTGGCCGCAGCGCTCGACCAGCAGCTGCCCGACCACCTGGAACCGATCCTGGACATCGACGTCGACCTGCTGCTGGCGCCGGCGGACGGCCCGGGCACCTGCCGGCGCCCCGACGTGGCCGTGGTGCACAAGGCGGCGCGGCCGCGGGTGCACGCCGAGGGTGGCTCGCTGCGAGCATCCGACGTGGTGCTCGCAGTGGAGGTCACCTCGCCGGGCTCGCGCCGTACGGACAATGTGATCAAGCGCCTGGAGTACGCCGACGCCGGCATCCCGCACTACTGGATCGTCGACCTGGACGACCCGGTGACGCTGCTGGCCTGCCGGCGGCACGACGAGCTCGGCTACGTCGAGAGCCAGCACGCGACGCACACGTTCACCGCTACCGAGCCGTTCGCGGTCACCATCGGCCTCGACCAGCTCTACTGA
- a CDS encoding methionine--tRNA ligase: protein MAVETSAFYVTTPIYYVNDVPHLGHAYTTVAADMIARWHRQRGEPVHFLTGTDEHGQKVMRTAEANGVAPKEWCDRLVESEWKPVLEVLDISNDDFIRTTERRHIDRVRTFWQTLYDVGHVYQGRYEGPYCVSCEEFKLESELEDGEDGAKLCPIHGRPVEMLAETNYFFRLSEFADRLLALYEERPEFVQPESTRNELISFIRQGLQDLSITRSTFDWGIPVPWDEEHVLYVWIEALLNYVTAAGYSADEDAFARIWPANLHLVGKDIARFHAVIWPAMLMAAGIDVPRSVFAHGWLLVGGQKMSKTKLTGIHPRDIVDHFGSDAFRYYFMRAIHFGSDGSFSWENMSAVYTSELANGLGNLASRVAAMVGKYFGGVLPKPTDHGPAEEALTAKLSAAVTTADQAIDRFALHEAVTATNEFVGAVNVYVTEQEPWKVAKSDTEESRARLATILYTAAESLRAIAVLHNPVLPKACAQLWELLGAEAHLGALADQRVQQAGDWGQLPEGAQITKGPALFPRLPDDA from the coding sequence ATGGCAGTCGAAACCAGCGCGTTCTACGTCACCACGCCGATCTACTACGTCAACGACGTGCCGCACCTCGGGCACGCGTACACCACGGTCGCCGCGGATATGATCGCGCGCTGGCACCGGCAGCGCGGGGAGCCGGTGCACTTCCTCACCGGCACCGACGAGCACGGGCAGAAGGTCATGCGCACCGCCGAGGCGAACGGGGTCGCGCCGAAGGAGTGGTGCGACCGGCTGGTGGAGAGCGAGTGGAAGCCGGTCCTCGAGGTGCTCGACATCAGCAACGACGACTTCATCCGCACCACCGAGCGCCGGCACATCGACCGGGTGCGCACCTTCTGGCAGACGCTGTACGACGTCGGGCACGTCTACCAGGGCAGGTACGAGGGCCCGTACTGCGTGTCGTGCGAGGAGTTCAAGCTGGAGAGCGAGCTCGAGGACGGCGAGGACGGCGCGAAGCTCTGCCCGATCCACGGCCGGCCGGTCGAGATGCTCGCCGAGACGAACTACTTCTTCCGGCTGTCCGAGTTCGCCGACCGGCTGCTCGCCCTCTACGAGGAGCGCCCGGAGTTCGTCCAGCCGGAGAGCACCCGCAACGAGCTGATCTCGTTCATCCGGCAGGGCCTGCAGGACCTCTCCATCACCAGGTCCACGTTCGACTGGGGCATCCCCGTGCCGTGGGACGAGGAGCACGTCCTCTACGTGTGGATCGAGGCGCTGCTCAACTACGTCACCGCGGCCGGGTACAGCGCAGACGAGGACGCGTTCGCCCGTATCTGGCCGGCGAACCTGCACCTGGTGGGCAAGGACATCGCGAGGTTCCACGCGGTGATCTGGCCGGCGATGCTGATGGCCGCCGGCATCGACGTGCCGCGGTCGGTGTTCGCGCACGGCTGGCTGCTGGTCGGCGGGCAGAAGATGAGCAAGACCAAGCTCACCGGCATCCACCCGCGCGACATCGTCGACCACTTCGGCTCCGACGCGTTCAGGTACTACTTCATGCGGGCCATCCACTTCGGCTCCGACGGCTCGTTCTCCTGGGAGAACATGTCCGCCGTCTACACCTCGGAGCTGGCCAACGGGCTCGGCAACCTCGCGTCGCGGGTCGCCGCGATGGTGGGCAAGTACTTCGGCGGGGTGCTGCCGAAGCCGACCGACCACGGGCCGGCCGAGGAGGCGCTCACGGCCAAGCTGTCCGCGGCCGTCACGACCGCGGACCAGGCGATCGACCGGTTCGCGCTGCACGAGGCGGTGACCGCGACCAACGAGTTCGTCGGCGCGGTGAACGTCTACGTCACCGAGCAGGAGCCGTGGAAAGTCGCGAAGTCCGACACCGAGGAGAGTCGGGCGCGGCTGGCCACCATCCTCTACACCGCGGCCGAGTCGCTGCGGGCGATCGCCGTGCTGCACAACCCGGTGCTGCCGAAGGCATGCGCGCAGCTGTGGGAGCTGCTCGGCGCGGAAGCCCACCTGGGTGCGCTCGCCGACCAGCGGGTGCAGCAGGCAGGCGACTGGGGACAGCTGCCAGAGGGCGCGCAGATCACAAAGGGGCCGGCCCTGTTCCCCCGGCTGCCAGACGACGCGTGA